From Hymenobacter sedentarius, a single genomic window includes:
- a CDS encoding carbohydrate deacetylase, whose product MALRLIINADDFGWDAPATAAILDLAAQDCLSSTTVMANLASETDLAALRRFAGRVSVGYHLNLILGPPVAPAAAVPSLLGPDGHFWPAQRLWLRYLAGQVRPAELAVELTAQIERLRAHGLSPSHADSHRHLHLYPRLGPTLTRILGQLGVRRLRRWTPQPSYGQRGRILNVFGRISSGGLRGFATPNALAADFSAAQTATLPLFAQGLARARRHGPTVEFMTHPGLSDRPGSYLARRTEYEFWRGSTWRDHLVDLGGSLIRYDEI is encoded by the coding sequence ATGGCGCTGCGTCTCATCATCAACGCCGACGACTTTGGCTGGGATGCGCCCGCCACGGCCGCCATTCTCGACCTGGCCGCCCAGGATTGCCTCAGCAGCACCACCGTCATGGCCAACCTGGCCAGCGAAACAGACCTGGCCGCCCTGCGCCGGTTCGCCGGCCGCGTATCGGTTGGCTACCACCTGAACCTGATTTTGGGGCCGCCGGTGGCCCCGGCCGCTGCGGTGCCCAGCCTGCTGGGGCCGGATGGCCATTTCTGGCCCGCGCAGCGGCTGTGGCTGCGCTACTTGGCCGGCCAGGTGCGGCCGGCCGAGCTGGCCGTGGAGCTGACCGCCCAGATTGAGCGCCTGCGCGCCCACGGCCTCTCCCCGAGCCATGCCGATTCGCACCGGCACCTGCACCTTTACCCCCGGCTGGGGCCTACCCTTACGCGCATACTGGGCCAGCTGGGCGTGCGGCGGCTGCGGCGCTGGACGCCCCAGCCCAGCTACGGGCAGCGCGGCCGCATTCTGAACGTATTCGGCCGCATTTCTTCCGGCGGCCTGCGGGGGTTTGCCACGCCCAATGCGCTGGCGGCCGATTTCTCGGCGGCACAGACGGCCACGTTGCCCTTGTTTGCGCAGGGGCTGGCCCGCGCCCGGCGGCACGGCCCCACCGTGGAATTTATGACCCACCCCGGCCTGAGCGACCGGCCTGGCTCGTACCTGGCCCGCCGCACGGAGTATGAGTTCTGGCGCGGGAGCACCTGGCGCGACCATCTGGTGGACCTGGGCGGCAGCTTGATTCGGTACGATGAAATCTGA
- a CDS encoding lysylphosphatidylglycerol synthase transmembrane domain-containing protein produces MTLPPSLRTALLLLLKLGLLVAALWFVFRRISPRQVAQVLASVQPGWLGLAVGLFAVSKWLAARRLNCFQRAIGVDLSETANLRLYWLGMFYNLFLPGGIGGDGYKVLVLRRAYPTKTTALVRALVLDRVSGLLALGVLLVALAWVVPLPLPGLWVWRGVAGLGAAGLLRGGAAVTGRWFAPFSPTYWHTQALALGVQAAQLLCTLALLAATHTTTQLPAYLLVFLASSVAAALPFTVGGAGAREVVFLLGAQWLALNATVSVSLSLLFYLLSAAVALPGALVGGTRLQGAMERG; encoded by the coding sequence TTGACCCTCCCGCCCTCCCTGCGCACCGCCCTGCTGCTGCTGCTGAAGCTGGGGCTGCTGGTGGCCGCGCTGTGGTTCGTGTTTCGCCGCATCAGCCCCCGCCAGGTGGCCCAGGTGCTAGCCAGCGTGCAGCCCGGCTGGCTGGGGCTGGCGGTGGGGCTGTTCGCCGTTTCCAAGTGGCTGGCGGCCCGCCGCCTCAACTGTTTTCAGCGGGCCATCGGGGTCGATTTATCCGAAACGGCCAACCTGCGCCTCTACTGGCTGGGCATGTTCTACAATCTTTTTTTGCCCGGCGGCATCGGCGGCGATGGCTACAAGGTGCTGGTGCTGCGGCGGGCCTACCCGACCAAAACCACCGCTTTGGTGCGCGCCCTGGTGCTGGACCGCGTGAGCGGCCTGCTGGCACTGGGGGTGCTGCTGGTAGCCCTGGCCTGGGTGGTGCCCCTGCCGCTGCCCGGGCTTTGGGTTTGGCGCGGGGTGGCAGGCCTTGGCGCAGCGGGCCTGCTGCGGGGCGGAGCGGCCGTTACGGGGCGGTGGTTCGCACCTTTCAGCCCCACGTATTGGCACACCCAGGCACTGGCACTGGGCGTGCAGGCGGCCCAGCTGCTGTGCACACTGGCCTTGCTCGCCGCTACGCATACCACCACGCAACTGCCGGCGTATTTGCTGGTTTTTCTGGCTTCGTCGGTGGCCGCGGCGTTGCCCTTCACGGTGGGCGGGGCGGGAGCGCGCGAGGTGGTCTTTCTGCTCGGGGCGCAGTGGCTGGCGCTTAATGCGACGGTCTCGGTCAGCCTCAGCTTGCTCTTTTACCTGCTCTCGGCGGCCGTGGCGTTACCGGGGGCATTGGTAGGCGGAACAAGATTGCAGGGGGCAATGGAGCGCGGTTAA